The proteins below come from a single Acaryochloris sp. CCMEE 5410 genomic window:
- a CDS encoding response regulator: MKNSTANILIVDDNVDNLNVLAGMLAEQNYKVRRAINGSIALRAIKASIPDLILLDIVLPDMTGYDICTQLKQHPSTQDIPVIFISSLNDAEDKVKAFAVGGVDYVSKPFEMAEVCARIRNQLEIQFAKAEIESLNAELEQRVQERTAELTAVTVTLEKQIQERQKAEQALRHSESRFRAMIENASDLILLLDPQGIVHYSSPSVERNLGYLPTDLQGQSLVHLLHPQDQSNITQLLAEVLATPSKVAVPLEIRWQHQAGHWCTLEAMAQQFADTSGFSGIVVNARDITERQKMEAMQRALEQEQELSELKLRFFSMASHEFRTPLSVILMAAQILGSSESQSLDSKHQRNIERIHTSAQYLEKMLADILDIARLEAQKREFNPRPVCVKTMCDRILDTQQTSHGGISRIRCAYTGLSAEIALDPDLFQSILNNLLANALKYSAPEKLVQVKLTQELDQIELMIIDQGIGIPKASQSQLFEAFHRGNNVGEIEGSGLGLAIVKKCVDLHGGHLSFVSEASGTAFTVRLPIQTNRHQADPLIRQTVA, translated from the coding sequence ATGAAAAATAGCACTGCGAATATTTTGATTGTTGATGACAACGTGGACAATTTAAATGTCTTAGCTGGAATGTTGGCAGAACAAAACTATAAGGTCAGACGAGCCATTAATGGATCAATTGCACTCAGAGCAATCAAAGCGTCGATCCCTGATCTAATTTTGCTAGATATTGTGTTACCAGATATGACTGGATATGATATTTGCACCCAATTAAAACAGCATCCAAGCACCCAGGACATCCCGGTTATTTTCATTAGTTCCCTCAATGACGCCGAGGACAAAGTGAAGGCATTTGCGGTAGGCGGCGTGGATTATGTGTCTAAACCCTTCGAAATGGCTGAAGTCTGCGCTCGGATCCGCAATCAGCTAGAAATTCAGTTCGCAAAGGCAGAAATCGAATCTCTCAATGCCGAGTTGGAGCAACGCGTTCAAGAAAGGACCGCTGAACTGACTGCCGTTACTGTAACCCTAGAGAAACAGATCCAGGAACGCCAAAAAGCCGAACAGGCCTTGCGACACAGTGAAAGTCGCTTCCGAGCAATGATTGAAAATGCGTCTGATCTCATTCTTTTACTCGATCCACAGGGGATAGTTCATTACTCTAGCCCCTCTGTGGAAAGGAATCTGGGATATCTCCCCACCGATCTGCAGGGGCAATCCTTAGTCCATTTACTCCATCCCCAGGATCAGTCTAATATTACCCAATTATTAGCCGAGGTACTGGCAACGCCCAGCAAAGTTGCCGTTCCCCTAGAAATTCGATGGCAGCACCAAGCAGGACACTGGTGCACACTAGAAGCGATGGCCCAACAGTTTGCTGATACCAGCGGATTTTCCGGCATTGTAGTCAATGCTAGAGATATTACCGAACGACAAAAAATGGAGGCGATGCAACGAGCCTTAGAACAGGAACAAGAGTTAAGTGAACTGAAACTCCGCTTTTTCTCCATGGCATCCCATGAGTTTCGGACGCCCCTAAGTGTCATTCTGATGGCAGCTCAGATTCTTGGCAGCTCGGAGTCCCAGAGCCTAGACAGCAAACACCAGCGGAATATTGAGCGTATCCATACGAGCGCGCAATATTTGGAAAAGATGTTAGCAGATATCTTAGATATTGCTCGGTTAGAAGCACAAAAAAGGGAGTTCAATCCACGACCCGTTTGCGTGAAAACGATGTGCGATCGCATCCTGGATACACAGCAAACCTCCCATGGGGGAATTTCCAGAATTCGCTGTGCCTATACGGGGTTATCTGCGGAAATAGCCCTAGATCCGGATCTGTTCCAGTCTATTCTGAACAATCTGCTTGCCAATGCCCTTAAGTATTCGGCCCCAGAGAAATTGGTGCAGGTCAAGTTAACGCAAGAGCTAGACCAAATTGAATTAATGATCATCGATCAAGGCATTGGGATTCCTAAGGCTAGTCAATCCCAATTATTTGAAGCCTTTCATCGGGGGAATAATGTGGGTGAGATCGAAGGATCAGGTTTGGGATTGGCCATCGTCAAAAAATGTGTTGATCTTCATGGCGGCCATCTGTCATTTGTGAGTGAGGCTTCTGGTACCGCCTTTACGGTAAGATTACCGATCCAGACCAATCGACACCAGGCTGATCCACTCATTAGACAGACCGTAGCTTAG
- a CDS encoding response regulator transcription factor: MRLLLVEDDYPLAAVFAEALEDSGYIVDVVHDGEAGWYQATESEYGIILLDCMLPKLDGLGLCQRLRAHGYTIPILMMTARDASTDKVLGLDAGADDYLVKPVDLPELLARIRAVLRRGTATPSPLLYWGDLCLHPLNHEVTYASHPVKLTPTEFSLLELFLRSGLRVLSRKIIISHLWDLEDPPGEETVKAHIKGLRQKLAEAGAPKTFIETIRGVGYRMQPIP; the protein is encoded by the coding sequence ATGAGACTTTTACTGGTAGAAGATGACTACCCACTGGCAGCCGTGTTTGCGGAGGCCCTGGAAGATTCTGGCTATATCGTCGATGTCGTCCATGATGGAGAAGCCGGTTGGTATCAAGCAACGGAATCAGAATATGGCATTATTCTGCTAGATTGCATGCTGCCAAAGCTTGATGGTTTGGGGCTATGCCAGCGATTACGTGCCCATGGCTACACCATTCCCATCTTGATGATGACGGCCCGAGATGCCAGTACAGATAAAGTTCTGGGTTTAGATGCAGGGGCTGACGACTATCTGGTTAAGCCCGTCGATTTACCAGAGTTGTTAGCTCGGATACGTGCTGTCCTCAGGCGAGGCACAGCAACCCCTTCCCCCTTGTTATATTGGGGCGATCTCTGTCTCCATCCCTTAAACCACGAAGTGACCTATGCCAGTCACCCCGTTAAGTTAACCCCCACTGAATTTTCACTCCTAGAACTGTTCCTGCGCAGTGGATTACGGGTACTTAGCCGCAAAATTATTATTAGCCATCTTTGGGATTTAGAAGATCCGCCTGGGGAAGAAACCGTTAAAGCCCACATCAAAGGGTTACGGCAGAAACTAGCAGAAGCCGGCGCACCTAAGACGTTCATCGAAACAATTCGGGGGGTTGGCTACCGGATGCAGCCGATTCCGTAA
- the glnA gene encoding type I glutamate--ammonia ligase — MAQSPQDILNWIKNDNIQVVDLKFIDMPGIWQHLTLYQDQIDESSFTDGVAFDGSSIRGWKAINESDMAMVPDPNTAWIDPFMEEPTLSMICSIQEPRTKEPYDRCPRSIAQKALDYLATTGIGDTAYFGPEAEFFIFEDVRFDQTENSAYYYVDTKEGRWNSGAVEEGGNLGYKPRYKEGYFPVSPTDTLQDMRTEMLLTMAKCGVPIEKHHHEVATGGQCELGIKFQPIIESGDSLMIYKYCVKNVAKKYGKSATFMPKPLFNDNGSGMHTHQSIWKAGQPLFWGDGYANLSQTALHYIGGILKHAPALLALTNPTTNSYKRLVPGFEAPVNLAYSQGNRSASIRIPLSGPNPKAKRLEFRCPDATCNPYLAFAAMLCAGIDGIKNQIDPGSSLDVDIYDLSPEELAKIPSTPGSLLEALEALQNDHNFLVDSGVFTQDFVENWIEYKLDNEVNPMRLRPHPYELSLYYDV; from the coding sequence ATGGCCCAATCCCCCCAGGACATTCTGAATTGGATTAAAAACGACAATATTCAAGTCGTTGATCTTAAATTCATTGATATGCCAGGTATTTGGCAGCACCTGACCCTTTATCAAGATCAAATTGACGAAAGTAGCTTCACCGATGGTGTTGCATTTGATGGTTCTAGTATCCGGGGTTGGAAAGCCATCAACGAATCGGATATGGCCATGGTGCCTGATCCCAATACGGCTTGGATCGATCCGTTCATGGAAGAGCCCACTCTGAGCATGATTTGTAGCATTCAAGAACCTCGGACCAAAGAACCCTACGATCGATGCCCTCGCTCCATTGCTCAAAAGGCATTGGATTACCTCGCCACCACAGGTATTGGTGATACCGCATACTTCGGTCCTGAAGCTGAATTTTTCATCTTCGAAGATGTACGCTTTGATCAAACTGAAAATTCTGCCTATTACTATGTAGATACCAAAGAAGGTCGTTGGAATTCTGGAGCCGTTGAGGAAGGCGGTAACCTAGGTTATAAGCCCCGCTATAAGGAAGGCTATTTTCCCGTTTCTCCCACCGATACCCTTCAAGATATGCGGACGGAGATGCTGTTGACTATGGCTAAGTGCGGGGTGCCCATCGAAAAGCATCACCATGAAGTAGCCACGGGTGGCCAATGCGAACTGGGTATCAAGTTCCAGCCGATCATCGAGTCAGGGGATAGCTTGATGATCTATAAGTATTGCGTCAAGAATGTTGCCAAAAAATATGGCAAATCAGCGACCTTTATGCCCAAGCCCCTGTTTAACGACAATGGGTCGGGAATGCATACTCACCAGTCCATCTGGAAAGCTGGGCAGCCTCTATTTTGGGGAGATGGCTATGCCAATCTGAGCCAGACAGCGTTGCATTACATTGGCGGTATCCTTAAGCATGCCCCGGCATTATTGGCCCTCACCAACCCCACCACCAATTCTTATAAGCGTTTGGTTCCGGGCTTTGAGGCTCCCGTTAACCTGGCCTACTCTCAAGGTAACCGCTCTGCATCCATTCGGATTCCGCTTTCTGGTCCTAATCCCAAAGCAAAGCGTCTAGAATTCCGTTGTCCTGATGCTACTTGTAATCCATATCTCGCCTTTGCTGCGATGCTCTGTGCCGGGATTGACGGGATTAAAAATCAAATTGATCCAGGCAGCTCTTTGGATGTTGATATTTATGATCTCAGTCCTGAAGAACTCGCCAAGATTCCTTCTACCCCCGGTTCCTTGCTAGAAGCTTTAGAAGCATTGCAAAATGATCATAACTTCTTAGTCGACTCGGGTGTCTTTACTCAGGACTTCGTTGAGAACTGGATTGAGTACAAACTCGACAATGAGGTTAACCCCATGCGGTTGCGCCCTCATCCCTATGAATTGTCCTTGTACTACGATGTCTAG
- the fba gene encoding class II fructose-bisphosphate aldolase (catalyzes the reversible aldol condensation of dihydroxyacetonephosphate and glyceraldehyde 3-phosphate in the Calvin cycle, glycolysis, and/or gluconeogenesis), whose translation MALVPMRLLLDHAAENGYGIPAYNVNNMEQIISIMQAADEADSPVILQASRGARSYAGEHFLRHLITAAVESYPHIPIAMHQDHGNSPSTCYSAMKNGFTSVMMDGSLEADAKTPASFEYNVDVTRKVVQVAHAIGVSVEGELGCLGSLETGQGDKEDGHGFEGTLSRDQLLTDPDEAVEFVEQTQVDALAVAIGTSHGAYKFSRKPTGEILAISRIEEIHSRLPNTHLVMHGSSSVPQEWIDMINAHGGKIPETYGVPVEEIQKGIKSGVRKVNIDTDNRLAITAAIREAASKDPSNFDPRHFLKPSIKYMKQVCLARYESFGTSGNASKIKQQPLDIFAIKYAKGELDATTKKTVTA comes from the coding sequence ATGGCGCTTGTACCAATGCGGCTTTTGCTCGATCATGCCGCCGAAAACGGCTACGGCATTCCGGCATACAACGTGAACAACATGGAGCAAATCATCTCCATTATGCAAGCTGCAGATGAGGCAGATAGCCCCGTAATTTTGCAAGCTTCTCGTGGTGCCCGTAGCTATGCGGGTGAGCATTTTCTCCGCCACCTAATTACAGCTGCGGTTGAGTCCTACCCTCATATCCCCATCGCGATGCACCAAGACCATGGCAATAGCCCTTCCACATGCTATTCCGCCATGAAGAATGGGTTTACCAGCGTCATGATGGATGGTTCCTTGGAAGCAGATGCTAAGACCCCTGCAAGCTTTGAGTACAACGTTGATGTGACCCGTAAAGTTGTACAAGTCGCTCATGCCATCGGCGTCAGCGTTGAAGGTGAACTAGGTTGCTTAGGTTCCTTGGAAACGGGTCAAGGTGACAAGGAAGATGGTCATGGTTTTGAAGGGACCCTCAGCCGCGACCAGCTCCTGACTGACCCTGACGAAGCCGTTGAGTTTGTTGAGCAGACTCAAGTGGATGCCCTAGCCGTTGCCATTGGCACTAGCCACGGTGCTTATAAGTTTTCGCGTAAGCCTACCGGTGAAATTCTAGCCATTAGCCGCATTGAAGAGATTCACAGCCGCTTACCCAACACTCACTTGGTCATGCACGGGTCTTCTTCTGTGCCCCAAGAGTGGATCGACATGATCAACGCCCATGGCGGCAAAATTCCTGAAACTTATGGTGTTCCTGTAGAGGAAATCCAAAAGGGAATCAAGAGTGGTGTTCGCAAGGTCAATATTGATACTGACAATCGTTTAGCGATTACAGCCGCTATTCGGGAAGCAGCCTCTAAAGATCCTAGCAACTTTGACCCCCGTCATTTCTTGAAGCCTTCTATCAAGTACATGAAGCAAGTTTGCCTAGCTCGTTATGAGTCTTTTGGCACTTCTGGAAATGCCAGCAAGATTAAGCAACAGCCCCTAGACATTTTTGCCATTAAATATGCCAAGGGTGAGTTGGATGCAACGACTAAGAAAACTGTAACTGCCTAA
- a CDS encoding GAF domain-containing protein has translation MIIPETEPPQLPSSSQQPTIEPLNVEDSDLTPPTAAQLKMQLQQAILLGDVTNEIRQSLDTTTIFQIAVDKVQTLLQVDRVAIFQFDPATDYKQGVFVAEKVIPIYYSAVAARVQDDSFGENYATKYQLGRVFAVADVYDAGLSDCHIQIYERFQVRATLVVPLLQGEKLWGLLCIHQCSRPRAWKSAEIEFIKKLADQLSVALKQAELHEQALEKSQQLQSALNQVKAQKEREAWLAQYERNITQIIQNIHQNLDIEDIFKATTRDIRQFLKCDRVAVYTYSSDGAGELLLESSDTHLPPLSKSQGASIWQEIYLNATPDNTRDCIPLVSDIAQQNHPAGHLALLNQFQIRAYMLVPVLIGGQFWGLLVTCQQTPHQWDDIEQSLLRRVGDQLGVALQHAELMYQLQKSKEKAEAANRAKSAFLANMSHELRTPLNAILGFSQLLNRDKNLTPKQKQTLTSINRSGSHLLNLINDVLEMSKIEAGRVSLNFKNCDLMSLLDSIQEMFLLKVESKGLKLMVDKAPDLPPYIRTDESRLRQVLINVLTNALKFTEQGSVALKVYTQPLISPDLVPTHDDGNAVAEENQPNIYLCIDVEDTGVGISASEMGNLFETFTQASAGRNSTEGAGLGLAICQHCIELMGGNILIDSKEGQGTTVQIKVPVMATQTKSVDHLDVPMVQTLAPGHPHIRMLVVEDNPENAQIVIDLMTSVGFEVQSVVNGQQAVACWQTWQPHVILMDWQMPVMNGYEATQTIRTLESQAGYTIHLQASQDSSSSPSVLFPLNNTIIIALTASVFEDTKQECFEAGCDDFLRKPYQQSVLFEMLAQHLNLQYLYDECPQNINFLHSSSPQNMHQGGIEYQLSQLPKPWLAKLHQAAIELDEEQMSQQFVEITSDYPYLATHLTKLFQNLQFDHIVNLTQAALQIKKR, from the coding sequence ATGATTATTCCTGAAACTGAACCTCCTCAACTCCCTAGCTCTTCCCAACAACCGACGATAGAACCATTGAATGTAGAAGATAGTGACCTTACCCCACCAACTGCGGCCCAACTCAAAATGCAATTACAACAAGCCATTTTGTTGGGGGATGTCACCAATGAAATTCGCCAAAGTCTGGATACAACTACTATTTTCCAAATCGCGGTTGACAAAGTTCAAACTTTACTACAAGTTGATCGAGTCGCTATCTTTCAGTTCGATCCAGCCACAGACTATAAACAGGGCGTTTTTGTCGCCGAGAAGGTTATTCCTATCTATTACTCTGCCGTGGCTGCACGGGTTCAAGATGATAGTTTTGGTGAAAATTATGCGACCAAATATCAATTGGGGCGGGTATTTGCAGTAGCCGATGTCTACGATGCTGGACTCAGTGACTGTCATATCCAGATTTATGAACGCTTTCAGGTCCGAGCAACATTAGTAGTCCCACTGCTTCAAGGAGAAAAATTATGGGGGCTGTTATGTATTCATCAATGCTCAAGACCCCGGGCATGGAAATCTGCAGAAATTGAGTTCATCAAAAAGTTAGCCGATCAGCTCAGTGTGGCCCTTAAACAAGCAGAGCTACATGAACAAGCTTTAGAAAAATCTCAGCAGTTACAAAGTGCTCTCAATCAAGTGAAAGCTCAAAAGGAGCGGGAGGCATGGCTCGCCCAGTATGAGCGGAACATCACCCAAATTATTCAAAATATTCACCAAAATCTAGATATTGAGGATATTTTTAAGGCTACGACTCGGGATATTCGACAGTTTCTAAAATGCGATCGCGTTGCGGTCTACACCTACAGTTCTGATGGCGCAGGGGAACTGCTTTTAGAATCTTCTGATACTCATCTACCACCATTATCCAAGAGCCAGGGGGCGAGTATTTGGCAAGAAATCTATTTAAATGCAACCCCAGACAACACCAGAGACTGCATCCCATTGGTGTCAGATATTGCTCAGCAAAACCACCCGGCCGGACACTTAGCCTTACTCAATCAATTCCAGATTCGGGCCTATATGCTCGTTCCCGTTTTAATTGGTGGCCAATTTTGGGGTTTATTAGTCACTTGCCAGCAAACCCCCCACCAATGGGACGACATTGAACAGAGTCTTCTGCGACGAGTGGGAGACCAATTAGGTGTCGCCTTACAGCATGCAGAATTAATGTATCAACTACAAAAATCCAAAGAAAAAGCAGAAGCTGCAAATCGTGCCAAAAGTGCTTTTTTAGCCAATATGAGCCATGAATTACGGACTCCCCTCAATGCCATCTTGGGATTTAGCCAGCTGCTCAATCGGGATAAAAATCTAACTCCCAAGCAAAAACAAACCCTTACTTCAATTAATCGCAGTGGTTCTCATTTATTGAATCTCATTAACGATGTCTTGGAAATGTCCAAAATTGAGGCAGGCCGGGTCTCCCTCAACTTCAAGAACTGTGACTTGATGAGTTTGTTGGATTCTATCCAAGAAATGTTTTTACTCAAGGTGGAATCGAAGGGGTTGAAATTAATGGTTGATAAAGCCCCTGACTTACCACCCTACATTCGGACCGATGAAAGTCGGCTTAGACAAGTCTTGATCAATGTATTGACGAATGCCCTCAAGTTTACTGAACAGGGTAGCGTGGCCCTTAAGGTGTATACCCAACCTCTAATATCACCTGATTTAGTCCCCACCCATGACGATGGCAACGCTGTGGCAGAAGAAAACCAACCCAATATCTACCTCTGCATTGATGTGGAAGATACGGGAGTAGGTATTTCTGCATCTGAAATGGGCAACCTGTTTGAAACCTTTACCCAAGCCTCAGCAGGGCGGAACTCCACAGAAGGAGCCGGGCTAGGCTTGGCCATCTGCCAACATTGTATCGAGCTAATGGGCGGTAACATCCTGATTGATAGCAAAGAGGGACAAGGAACCACGGTCCAGATCAAGGTACCCGTTATGGCGACCCAGACAAAGTCGGTGGATCACCTCGATGTTCCCATGGTGCAGACCCTAGCGCCCGGACACCCCCACATTCGCATGCTAGTCGTCGAAGACAATCCAGAGAATGCTCAGATCGTCATTGATTTAATGACTTCTGTCGGGTTTGAAGTGCAGTCGGTGGTCAATGGTCAACAAGCGGTTGCCTGCTGGCAAACCTGGCAGCCCCACGTCATTTTGATGGATTGGCAGATGCCCGTTATGAATGGCTATGAAGCAACGCAAACCATTCGCACCTTGGAAAGTCAAGCCGGATATACTATCCATCTTCAGGCTTCTCAAGATTCAAGTAGCAGCCCATCGGTCCTCTTTCCCCTCAACAATACGATTATTATTGCCCTCACAGCTAGCGTTTTTGAAGATACAAAGCAAGAATGTTTTGAAGCAGGTTGTGATGATTTTTTGCGCAAGCCATACCAACAAAGTGTTCTTTTTGAGATGCTAGCTCAGCATCTCAACCTCCAATATCTATATGATGAGTGTCCTCAAAATATCAATTTTTTACATTCATCAAGCCCTCAGAATATGCACCAAGGAGGTATTGAATACCAATTATCCCAACTTCCTAAACCGTGGTTAGCTAAACTGCACCAAGCGGCGATTGAACTCGATGAAGAGCAGATGAGTCAGCAGTTTGTAGAGATTACGTCTGACTACCCTTATTTAGCCACTCATTTAACGAAATTATTCCAAAATCTGCAGTTTGACCACATCGTAAACCTTACTCAAGCAGCCCTTCAAATCAAAAAACGGTAA
- a CDS encoding pentapeptide repeat-containing protein — MNLKSLNQVSDASQAPQDDGPTTKTPLSGHQDQLLQLAQQRNLEALTTLIDQKLAEQVVKVAEIEFKNDLLQLSVESSEVPEQSVTVPLIRDFLSQLRLPEVTAVTIYGQKLGQELPFWMEEVALDLLILDTQALMPQTMAAGSAEVTAEEPSPLPEAAPLPSETALDITAKYEAGERNFARINLKDEALPGINLTLADLQEANFVWCNLRESSLSHANLTSAQLRHADLTNANLQGAKLQGTDLQGAKLQGANLSWAVLRGTNLTDADLTDVNLQNATLERVIMPDGTMLD, encoded by the coding sequence ATGAATCTCAAATCCTTAAACCAAGTATCAGATGCTAGCCAGGCCCCTCAAGACGATGGGCCAACAACAAAAACTCCTCTCTCAGGTCATCAAGACCAATTATTACAGCTGGCTCAACAGCGTAACCTGGAAGCTCTGACAACACTCATCGATCAGAAGCTAGCAGAACAGGTCGTGAAGGTCGCTGAAATTGAGTTTAAAAATGATTTGCTACAGCTCAGTGTAGAGTCCTCTGAAGTTCCTGAACAGTCCGTGACTGTACCTCTGATACGAGATTTTTTGAGTCAATTACGATTGCCTGAAGTAACAGCAGTGACCATTTATGGCCAAAAATTGGGTCAAGAGCTGCCGTTTTGGATGGAAGAGGTAGCTTTGGATTTGCTGATTCTGGATACGCAAGCCTTAATGCCTCAAACTATGGCTGCAGGAAGTGCTGAAGTTACAGCTGAAGAGCCCTCCCCTTTACCTGAGGCAGCACCATTACCCAGTGAAACTGCCCTGGATATAACAGCAAAGTACGAAGCAGGTGAACGCAATTTTGCTCGAATCAACCTTAAGGATGAGGCATTGCCGGGTATTAATCTGACCTTAGCGGACTTACAAGAAGCTAATTTTGTATGGTGCAATCTAAGGGAATCGAGTTTAAGCCATGCCAACCTTACGAGTGCCCAGTTGCGTCATGCGGATTTAACAAATGCCAATCTGCAGGGTGCAAAGTTACAGGGAACGGATTTGCAAGGGGCCAAGCTACAAGGGGCCAACTTAAGCTGGGCTGTTTTACGAGGCACCAACTTAACCGATGCAGATCTAACGGATGTTAATTTGCAAAATGCCACCCTAGAGCGTGTGATTATGCCCGATGGCACTATGCTTGATTAG
- a CDS encoding RNA methyltransferase, translating into MITSLQNPLIKQMRKLQQVKHRRQQGKLLLEGTHLLQSAWEQNWSFEIVCYTDRWQAKYPQLWQQIQGRTVRLEQVSPEVLQATATTVHPDGVVAVVSRPATPALPIQTLGLALETIQDPGNLGTLIRTAVATQVEGLLLNQQCADLESPKVLRASAGAWFHLPQRATDTFITVLQTYQQQGMQLVATVPHASQTFWQVDYRQPTLILIGNEGAGLSQPVLDLADHQVNIPIAQGVESLNAAIAAALLLYEVRRQRDGKPT; encoded by the coding sequence ATGATTACCAGCTTGCAAAATCCGCTGATTAAACAAATGCGGAAGTTGCAGCAGGTCAAACATCGCCGCCAGCAGGGCAAGCTGCTGCTCGAAGGCACCCATTTACTCCAGTCTGCCTGGGAGCAAAATTGGTCCTTTGAGATTGTTTGCTATACAGATAGATGGCAAGCCAAATATCCCCAACTATGGCAGCAAATTCAAGGCCGAACGGTTCGGTTAGAGCAGGTCAGCCCAGAGGTCTTGCAAGCCACGGCAACTACCGTGCATCCTGATGGCGTGGTAGCAGTCGTCAGTCGACCAGCAACGCCAGCGCTACCGATTCAGACCCTAGGACTAGCCTTAGAGACCATTCAAGATCCGGGCAATCTCGGGACCTTGATTCGGACCGCTGTAGCAACTCAGGTGGAAGGGCTGTTGCTCAATCAACAGTGTGCAGATCTAGAAAGTCCCAAAGTATTGCGGGCTTCAGCCGGAGCTTGGTTTCATCTTCCTCAGCGGGCAACGGATACATTCATCACCGTATTACAAACGTATCAACAACAGGGCATGCAGCTTGTTGCTACGGTTCCCCATGCATCCCAAACCTTTTGGCAGGTGGATTATCGCCAACCCACCCTAATCTTAATTGGCAATGAAGGCGCAGGGTTATCCCAGCCTGTGTTGGATTTGGCCGATCATCAGGTCAATATTCCCATTGCTCAAGGGGTGGAGTCGTTGAATGCTGCGATCGCAGCTGCGCTTCTCCTCTACGAAGTCCGTCGGCAGCGTGATGGCAAACCAACTTGA
- the mgtE gene encoding magnesium transporter: MIGLPALQGVYLRGSGLTENADSRLQVVSRKELRELVRSQLLMLLEQGNLQGAKALLVPVQPADIAEAIEELPEAKQAIAFRLLSKDEAIEVYENLNSNVQQSLIEEFKRQDVLDIVDKMSPDDRARLFDELPAKVVSRLLGQLSLIERQATALLLGYEAGTAGRIMTPEYVSLKENLNVFQALERIRSLARFTETVYYLYVVDIARHLTGIISLRDLVTAQPEQTIGEIMTRDVVSVSTDTDQEEVARTIQRYDFLAMPVVDREERLVGIVTVDDVIDIFEEETTEDIYRMGGVQSGGDDYFQTNLLTVARRRVVWLLVLLLTNTGTTAVIHSQEDMLKKVVALSSFIPLLIGTGGNVGAQSSTVVIRSLNVDQPQANHPLWVIQREASAGAILGLMLGVIVVIWAYFLQGSLAVAIAVGISLIAISILASVAGSALPFVFRAIGFDPALMSAPFITTAVDVLGVFIYFAVARFILTRI, encoded by the coding sequence ATGATTGGATTGCCAGCACTACAAGGCGTATATCTAAGAGGATCTGGCTTGACTGAAAATGCTGATTCCAGATTACAAGTGGTTTCCCGCAAGGAATTGCGGGAGCTGGTGCGATCTCAACTGCTGATGCTGTTAGAGCAGGGGAATCTACAAGGTGCAAAAGCCTTGCTGGTTCCGGTACAGCCGGCAGATATTGCGGAAGCGATCGAAGAACTCCCGGAGGCTAAACAGGCCATTGCCTTTCGCTTGTTGTCTAAAGATGAAGCGATTGAAGTCTATGAGAATTTAAATTCCAACGTTCAGCAATCTCTGATCGAAGAGTTTAAACGGCAAGATGTCTTGGATATTGTCGATAAGATGTCCCCGGACGATCGGGCTCGCTTGTTTGATGAACTACCTGCGAAGGTGGTTAGCCGCCTACTAGGGCAGCTCAGCCTGATTGAACGGCAAGCCACTGCCTTGTTGTTGGGATACGAAGCAGGTACGGCGGGGCGGATTATGACGCCGGAATATGTGTCGTTAAAGGAGAACTTAAATGTCTTTCAGGCATTGGAACGAATTCGGAGTCTAGCCCGGTTCACAGAAACGGTGTATTACCTATATGTGGTCGATATTGCCCGCCATTTAACTGGAATTATTTCTTTGCGGGATTTGGTGACGGCTCAGCCAGAGCAAACCATTGGCGAAATTATGACTCGGGATGTGGTGTCTGTCAGTACGGATACGGACCAAGAAGAGGTGGCTCGGACGATTCAACGCTACGATTTTCTGGCGATGCCAGTGGTAGATCGAGAAGAACGCCTAGTGGGGATTGTCACCGTTGATGACGTTATTGATATTTTTGAAGAAGAAACGACTGAAGATATCTACCGCATGGGCGGGGTACAATCCGGAGGAGATGATTATTTTCAGACGAATTTACTCACGGTTGCCCGCAGACGGGTGGTGTGGCTGTTGGTGTTGCTGTTGACTAATACGGGTACAACCGCTGTGATCCATAGCCAGGAAGATATGCTCAAGAAGGTTGTGGCTTTGTCTAGTTTTATTCCGTTATTAATTGGGACGGGAGGTAATGTTGGAGCCCAGTCCTCAACGGTGGTTATTCGCAGTCTAAATGTCGATCAGCCCCAGGCCAATCATCCCCTATGGGTGATTCAGCGAGAAGCGTCTGCTGGTGCCATATTGGGCTTGATGTTGGGGGTGATTGTGGTGATTTGGGCGTATTTTCTCCAGGGCAGTTTAGCGGTTGCGATCGCAGTCGGTATCAGTTTAATCGCCATCTCCATTTTGGCCTCCGTGGCCGGATCAGCCCTTCCCTTCGTTTTTAGGGCGATTGGGTTTGACCCGGCATTGATGTCAGCACCGTTTATTACCACTGCAGTTGATGTGTTAGGGGTGTTTATCTACTTTGCAGTCGCTCGGTTTATATTGACGAGAATTTAA